One region of Desulfovibrio sp. JC010 genomic DNA includes:
- the sat gene encoding sulfate adenylyltransferase — protein MSKLVAPHGGKGLVCCLLEGAELAAEQKKAEGLKKIEISARAKGDLIMMGCGGFSPLNGFMGKADWKGVCEKFLMEDGTFWPVPVTLDSDDEDVKVGDEIALVNDGEVYATMQITEKYEMTEEDKKWECYEVFKGEGEESEDSIFWKTALEDHPGVQMVMAQKKYNLAGPVKVLSEGEYPEQYKGVYLRPAETRAMFDEKGWSTVSALQLRNPMHRSHEFLAKISIEVCDGCLIHSLIGNLKPGDIPADVRVKAIDTLVEHYFVKENVIQAGYPLDMRYAGPREGLLHATFRQNYGVNRMLIGRDHAGVGDFYGLFEAQEIFDKIPYATEACPEPGKALLCEPMKIDWTFYCYKCDGMASLRTCPHEKESRVILSGTKLRKALSDGAEIVDHFGRDEVLVQLREYYEGLTEKVEVKMQGAASGDAM, from the coding sequence ATGTCTAAGCTCGTAGCCCCTCACGGTGGTAAAGGTCTTGTATGCTGCCTGCTCGAAGGCGCAGAACTCGCTGCTGAACAGAAAAAAGCAGAAGGTCTGAAAAAGATTGAAATTTCCGCCCGCGCAAAGGGTGACCTCATCATGATGGGATGTGGTGGCTTCTCTCCCCTGAACGGCTTCATGGGTAAAGCTGACTGGAAAGGCGTTTGTGAAAAATTCCTGATGGAAGACGGCACTTTCTGGCCTGTTCCGGTAACCCTCGACTCCGACGATGAAGACGTTAAAGTCGGCGACGAAATCGCTCTCGTAAACGACGGTGAAGTATACGCAACCATGCAGATCACCGAAAAATACGAAATGACCGAAGAAGACAAGAAGTGGGAATGCTACGAAGTCTTCAAAGGTGAAGGTGAAGAGTCCGAAGATTCCATCTTCTGGAAGACTGCTCTCGAAGATCACCCCGGCGTACAGATGGTTATGGCTCAGAAGAAGTACAACCTCGCTGGCCCCGTTAAAGTTCTCTCCGAAGGTGAGTACCCCGAACAGTACAAAGGCGTTTACCTGCGTCCCGCAGAAACCCGTGCAATGTTCGACGAAAAAGGCTGGTCCACAGTTTCCGCTCTCCAGCTCCGTAACCCCATGCACCGCTCTCACGAGTTCCTGGCAAAAATCTCCATCGAAGTATGTGACGGTTGTCTGATCCACTCCCTGATCGGTAACCTCAAGCCCGGCGACATTCCTGCTGATGTTCGCGTTAAAGCTATCGACACTCTCGTTGAGCACTACTTTGTTAAAGAAAACGTTATCCAGGCCGGTTACCCCCTCGATATGCGTTACGCAGGTCCCCGTGAAGGCCTCCTCCACGCTACCTTCCGTCAGAACTACGGTGTTAACCGCATGCTGATCGGTCGTGACCACGCTGGTGTTGGTGACTTCTACGGTCTGTTCGAAGCTCAGGAAATCTTCGACAAGATTCCTTACGCAACCGAAGCTTGCCCCGAGCCCGGCAAAGCTCTCCTTTGCGAGCCCATGAAGATCGACTGGACCTTCTACTGCTACAAGTGCGACGGCATGGCTTCCCTGAGAACCTGCCCTCACGAAAAAGAATCCCGCGTAATCCTCTCCGGTACCAAGCTGCGTAAAGCTCTGTCCGACGGTGCTGAGATCGTGGATCACTTCGGTCGTGACGAAGTACTCGTACAGCTCCGTGAATACTACGAAGGCCTCACCGAAAAGGTTGAAGTCAAAATGCAGGGCGCAGCTTCCGGCGACGCAATGTAA
- the aprB gene encoding adenylyl-sulfate reductase subunit beta, whose translation MPTFVNPEKCDGCKGGEKTACMYICPNDLMILDPEEMRAYNQEPEGCWECYSCVKICPQGAIEARPYGDFAPMGGTSIPMRSAEDIMWTVKFRNGNVKRFKFPIRTTPEGSIKPYEGKPEPTDFDNELLFTETELATPKEVLGQKFDVAEADKTTAWKDLD comes from the coding sequence ATGCCGACCTTTGTCAATCCGGAAAAGTGTGATGGCTGTAAAGGTGGAGAAAAGACCGCCTGCATGTACATCTGCCCTAACGATCTTATGATCCTGGATCCCGAAGAAATGCGGGCTTACAACCAGGAACCCGAAGGATGCTGGGAGTGTTACTCCTGCGTTAAAATTTGTCCCCAGGGCGCTATCGAAGCACGTCCCTACGGTGACTTCGCACCCATGGGTGGTACTTCCATCCCCATGCGTTCTGCTGAAGACATCATGTGGACCGTTAAATTCCGTAACGGTAACGTAAAACGCTTCAAGTTCCCCATCCGCACTACCCCTGAAGGTTCTATCAAACCTTATGAAGGTAAACCCGAGCCGACTGATTTCGACAACGAGCTGCTCTTCACCGAAACTGAACTGGCTACCCCCAAAGAAGTTCTCGGACAGAAGTTTGACGTTGCTGAAGCAGACAAGACTACTGCTTGGAAGGATCTGGATTAA
- the aprA gene encoding adenylyl-sulfate reductase subunit alpha, whose protein sequence is MPLLPSKEASKGVALAEPELIEKDVDLLLVGGGMGNCGVAYEACRWIEKAGGDISIMLLDKAAMERSGAIAQGLSAINTYLGENDADDYVRMVRTDLMGLVREDLIFDLGRHVDDSVHLFEEWGLPCWIKKDGKNLDGAAAKAAGLSLRNGDACVRSGRWQMMINGESYKCIVAEAAKLALGEDNYMERIFIVKMLLDANEPNRIAGAVGFSTRENKVYVFKCNAAVVACGGAVNVYRPRSTGEGMGRAWYPVWNAGSTYTMCAQVGAEMTMMENRFVPARFKDGYGPVGAWFLLFKAKATNYKGEDYCETNRAMLKPYEERGYAKGHIIPTCLRNHMMLREMREGRGPIYMDTATALQNTFKELTPAEQKHLESEAWEDFLDMCVGQANLWACQNIEPENSGSEIMPTEPYLLGSHSGCCGIWTSGPDEDWVPEDYKVKADNGKVYNRMTTVNGLWTCADGVGASGHKFSSGSHAEGRIVGKQMVRWVVDHKDFKPALKENAADLAKEIYQPWYTYEEGKGISTDPVVNPNYITPKNFMMRLVKATDEYGGGVGTMYVTSKSLLHTGFHLLEMLEEDSRKLAARDLHELMRCWEQFHRLWTVRLHMQHIEFREESRYPGFYYRGDFMGLDDSKWKCFVNSKYDVEKGETTVFKKAYHQIIPT, encoded by the coding sequence ATGCCTCTTCTCCCTAGTAAAGAAGCTTCCAAAGGTGTTGCTCTCGCAGAACCTGAGCTTATAGAAAAAGACGTGGACCTGCTCCTCGTCGGTGGTGGTATGGGTAACTGCGGTGTTGCTTATGAAGCATGCCGTTGGATCGAAAAAGCTGGTGGCGACATCTCCATCATGCTTCTCGATAAAGCTGCTATGGAACGTTCCGGTGCTATCGCACAGGGTCTTTCCGCTATTAACACCTATCTTGGCGAAAACGATGCTGATGACTACGTACGCATGGTTCGTACTGACCTCATGGGCCTCGTTCGCGAAGACCTTATTTTTGACCTCGGCCGTCACGTTGATGACTCCGTTCACCTTTTTGAAGAGTGGGGCCTTCCCTGCTGGATCAAAAAAGACGGTAAGAACCTCGACGGTGCAGCTGCTAAAGCAGCTGGTCTCTCCCTGCGTAACGGCGACGCTTGCGTTCGTTCCGGTCGCTGGCAGATGATGATTAACGGTGAATCCTACAAGTGCATCGTTGCTGAAGCAGCTAAGCTCGCTCTCGGCGAAGATAACTACATGGAACGTATCTTCATCGTTAAAATGCTCCTCGACGCTAACGAGCCCAACCGCATCGCTGGTGCTGTAGGTTTCTCCACTCGTGAAAACAAAGTATACGTTTTCAAATGTAACGCTGCTGTTGTTGCATGTGGTGGTGCAGTTAACGTTTACCGTCCTCGCTCTACCGGTGAAGGTATGGGTCGTGCATGGTACCCCGTATGGAACGCAGGTTCCACCTACACCATGTGTGCTCAGGTTGGCGCTGAAATGACCATGATGGAAAACCGCTTCGTACCCGCTCGTTTTAAAGACGGTTACGGTCCGGTTGGTGCATGGTTCCTGCTCTTCAAAGCTAAAGCAACCAACTACAAAGGCGAAGACTACTGCGAAACTAACCGCGCAATGCTCAAGCCTTACGAAGAGCGCGGCTACGCTAAAGGTCACATTATCCCGACCTGTCTGCGTAACCACATGATGCTCCGTGAAATGCGTGAAGGCCGCGGCCCCATCTACATGGACACCGCTACCGCACTGCAGAACACTTTCAAAGAACTGACCCCCGCTGAGCAGAAGCACCTCGAGTCCGAAGCTTGGGAAGACTTCCTCGACATGTGTGTTGGTCAGGCTAACCTCTGGGCTTGTCAGAACATCGAACCTGAAAACTCCGGTTCCGAAATCATGCCCACCGAACCTTACCTCCTCGGCTCCCACTCCGGTTGCTGCGGTATCTGGACTTCCGGTCCGGACGAAGACTGGGTTCCCGAAGATTACAAAGTTAAAGCTGACAACGGTAAAGTCTACAACCGTATGACCACCGTTAACGGCCTCTGGACCTGTGCTGACGGTGTTGGCGCATCCGGTCACAAGTTCTCTTCCGGTTCTCACGCTGAAGGTCGTATCGTTGGTAAGCAGATGGTACGCTGGGTTGTTGATCACAAAGACTTCAAACCCGCTCTGAAAGAAAACGCTGCTGATCTCGCTAAAGAGATCTACCAGCCCTGGTACACCTACGAAGAAGGTAAAGGCATCTCTACCGACCCCGTAGTTAACCCCAACTACATCACTCCCAAGAACTTCATGATGCGCCTTGTTAAGGCAACTGATGAATACGGTGGTGGTGTTGGTACCATGTACGTTACCTCCAAGTCCCTGCTGCACACCGGTTTCCATCTTCTCGAAATGCTCGAAGAAGACTCCAGAAAACTGGCTGCTCGTGACCTCCACGAACTCATGCGCTGTTGGGAACAGTTCCACAGACTGTGGACTGTACGCCTGCACATGCAGCACATTGAATTCCGTGAAGAGTCCCGTTACCCCGGTTTCTACTACCGTGGTGACTTCATGGGTCTCGATGACTCCAAGTGGAAATGCTTCGTCAACTCCAAGTATGACGTTGAAAAAGGTGAAACCACCGTATTCAAGAAAGCATACCACCAGATCATCCCCACCTAA
- a CDS encoding CoB--CoM heterodisulfide reductase iron-sulfur subunit A family protein encodes MSNSILVVGGGFSGITAALEAAEVGHEVFIVEKAPYLGGRVMQLNKYFPKLCPPSCGLEIQFQRIKNNKNVKFFTLAEVESISGSKGEYEVKVRIKPRYVGPGSVELNDVIEKLTNNITDEFEYKLCDRKALYMDVPFAFPARYVLEKENCTDEDLKLLEGVDVIDLKEEEKVITLNVGSIVYATGWKPYDVTKLSNLGAGTVKNCISNMAMERLAAPSGPTDGQIVRPSDGAQPKNIAFVQCAGSRDENHLNFCSYICCMASLKQAAYVREQYPDAKVTIYYIDLRTPGRYDKFAKRILSDDKINAVKGKVAEVVEESGSGNVLVTVEDAESGIKSQNEHDLLVLATGMQPSLAGTPVPSGVQVDDQGFIVGGEEQGIFAAGCAKQPLDVMKTAQSGTAAALKAIQTVIGR; translated from the coding sequence ATGTCAAATAGCATACTTGTCGTAGGCGGCGGGTTCAGTGGTATCACTGCTGCACTCGAAGCCGCTGAAGTAGGCCATGAAGTCTTCATCGTGGAGAAGGCGCCGTATCTGGGTGGCCGGGTGATGCAGCTGAATAAATATTTTCCGAAGCTGTGTCCTCCTTCCTGCGGACTGGAGATTCAGTTTCAGAGAATCAAAAACAATAAGAACGTTAAGTTCTTTACCTTGGCTGAAGTGGAATCCATCAGCGGTTCCAAAGGCGAATACGAAGTCAAGGTTCGCATCAAACCCAGATATGTGGGTCCGGGCAGTGTTGAACTGAACGATGTCATCGAGAAGTTGACCAACAACATTACCGATGAGTTCGAGTACAAACTCTGCGACCGCAAGGCTCTTTACATGGACGTTCCTTTTGCGTTCCCCGCAAGATACGTTCTTGAAAAAGAAAATTGCACCGATGAAGATCTCAAGCTTCTTGAAGGCGTCGATGTTATCGATCTTAAAGAAGAAGAAAAGGTCATCACACTTAATGTAGGTTCCATCGTTTATGCTACCGGCTGGAAGCCTTACGATGTTACCAAGCTTTCCAACCTCGGCGCAGGTACCGTAAAGAACTGTATTTCCAACATGGCGATGGAAAGACTTGCAGCTCCCAGCGGACCTACCGACGGTCAGATTGTGCGCCCCTCAGACGGTGCACAGCCCAAAAACATCGCATTCGTACAGTGTGCGGGTTCCCGCGATGAAAACCACCTCAATTTCTGTTCCTACATCTGTTGCATGGCTTCCCTGAAGCAGGCTGCTTATGTGCGTGAACAGTATCCCGATGCAAAGGTCACCATTTACTACATCGACCTGCGTACTCCGGGACGTTACGACAAGTTCGCCAAGCGTATTCTTTCCGATGACAAGATCAATGCCGTTAAAGGTAAGGTCGCTGAAGTTGTGGAAGAATCCGGTTCCGGCAACGTCCTCGTTACTGTTGAGGATGCTGAATCCGGTATCAAGTCCCAGAACGAGCATGATCTTCTGGTTCTGGCCACCGGTATGCAGCCCAGTCTGGCAGGAACTCCGGTTCCCTCCGGCGTGCAGGTTGACGATCAGGGCTTTATTGTCGGCGGTGAGGAACAAGGTATTTTCGCAGCCGGGTGTGCAAAGCAGCCTCTGGATGTCATGAAGACAGCCCAGTCCGGTACTGCTGCTGCTCTCAAAGCGATCCAAACGGTCATAGGGAGGTAA